In a genomic window of Rhinolophus ferrumequinum isolate MPI-CBG mRhiFer1 chromosome 2, mRhiFer1_v1.p, whole genome shotgun sequence:
- the LOC117014027 gene encoding lanosterol synthase — protein MTEGTCLRRRGGPYKTPPATDLSRWRLSNERGRQVWTYFQEDEPGRGQTALEAHSLGLDTISKTINMLVRWRVDGPAFDPFKEHVSRIPDFLWLGLDGMKMQVWP, from the exons ATGACCGAGGGCAC GTGTCTGCGTCGCAGAGGGGGACCCTATAAGACACCGCCCGCCACCGACCTCAGCCGCTGGCGACTCAGCAATGAGAGGGGAAGGCAGGTGTGGACGTATTTTCAAGAGGATGAGCCTGGCCGGGGGCAGACTGCGCTGGAAGCTCACTCCTTGGGACTGGACACC ATCTCGAAAACTATCAACATGCTTGTGCGCTGGCGTGTGGACGGGCCAGCCTTCGACCCTTTCAAGGAACACGTGTCCAGGATTCCCGATTTCCTGTG GCTGGGCCTGGACGGCATGAAGATGCAGGTGTGGCCATAG
- the LOC117033190 gene encoding translation initiation factor IF-2-like has product MFPCKDPPPRPPDWLWVTGVGQGSGKGYRRAGWLAARQPRSGLLAEPPRALGREAPQRRQFPPGRGSQASPEPQGLASPSHPGDPRGAADAPAGLALPGPRSLLAPAVVGLRASASPAPPGEAWRSLGGAHYPLRTVPLLRTPSHLVAAHPAATSLPALTRSPPAADSAVPHGHELLPASRSGPALAAPQPEPRSPHPLPARRTPSSEGHPSSARPSSALVAPHLLPADTGSGRDWRPAPAAPPPRPAPRPGPVPVPPTQFLSPPRWVVSRSSTAVAEGALGPPSRRSDWLLRHLAIAQHGSAERRASAVLSGGL; this is encoded by the exons ATGTTCCCTTGCAAGGACCCGCCCCCACGTCCCCCTGACTGGCTCTGGGTCACGGGCGTGGGGCAGGGCTCCGGGAAAGGGTACAGACgcgctggctggctggctgctcgTCAGCCGAGGTCAGGGCTTCTTGCAGAGCCGCCTCGGGCCCTCGGGCGGGAGGCCCCTCAGCGTCGGCAGTTTCCTCCAGGCAGAGGCTCGCAAGCCTCCCCCGAGCCCCAG GGCCTTGCATCTCCAAGTCATCCTGGGGACCCCCGAGGTGCAGCTGACGCCCCGGCTGGCCTCGCCCTCCCTGGGCCGCGGAGCCTCCTGGCGCCTGCGGTCGTTGGCCTTCGTGCGTCGGCCTCACCAGCCCCGCCCGGGGAAGCCTGGCGCAGCCTCGGGGGAGCCCACTACCCGCTCCGCACAGTCCCGCTCCTCCGGACACCCTCCCACCTCGTCGCGGCTCACCCCGCGGCCACCAGCCTCCCCGCACTCACTCGCTCACCTCCAGCCGCGGACTCGGCTGTTCCTCACGGGCACGAGCTCCTCCCCGCCTCCCGCTCGGGTCCGGCCCTCGCTGCTCCTCAGCCTGAGCCTCGCTCCCCTCACCCCCTGCCCGCCCGCCGCACCCCCTCCTCCGAGGGCCACCCCTCCTCAGCACGACCTTCCTCAGCCCTGGTCGCCCCACACCTGCTACCCGCGGACACGGGCTCCGGGCGTGACTGGCGGCCCGCCCCCgccgcgcccccgccccgccccgccccccgtcCAGGACCCGTTCCGGTCCCGCCCACTCA GTTCCTGTCCCCGCCTCGATGGGTCGTCTCGCGCTCCTCCACTGCGGTGGCCGAGGGCGCACTAGGCCCACCCTCGCGGCGTTCTGATTGGCTGCTGAGGCATCTGGCCATCGCTCAGCACGGGTCGGCCGAGCGGCGCGCCTCTGCAGTGCTCTCCGGTGGGCTTTAA